The Medicago truncatula cultivar Jemalong A17 chromosome 7, MtrunA17r5.0-ANR, whole genome shotgun sequence genome includes the window CAGAAACTTTTAATTCATTAAAGTAATCAATTTTGAGCACATATAAATTGGGCTGTTTAAACTCCTGGAAATGAGAAACCAAGTGATTGAGATCAAGTGGTTGATGAGCTCAAGTTAAGGACGAATCGTTAAGGAGAACCCAAGTTTGAGTCCTAGCTGGAACAATCATTAACCAGACTTAACTTACCTGCAAGTCAAACTCCGGTTATCAAGGTCCCCCTTCCCCTTGGGCCTCGGGAGCCCAAGGGTTAAGACCCATGGAATCATCCAAATGAGAATTCTGAGCTATCGAGATAAAGCCCCCCttccccacacacacacacattataaataaaaatccaaGCATCCCACATGAAAAGGCACAAAATTTTAGCATCAACTACAATTGGAGCAAATCCAATTCCTCAATGAATTGTAAGCTACACCACATCAAAATATTCAAAGTCCAAACATTTGACGAAATACTAATAAAAACAAATCCATTTCCAATTCTACAATAAAATTCCAAAACCATCATGCACGATAAATCAATCTCATCACAGAGTACAAAAACATAATCATGCCCAAAAgcccacataaaaaaaaaagtcatcaaaaacaaaaattgacaaTGACCCATGATTCAGAAAGACCTTATACCTCTGAAATATCAATCAGATGAATTACCTGTTGTGGTAGTCAGAGTGAGTCCGATCTGAAAACAACAGAATTATGGGAAACTGTTGATGACAGCAACATGACAAAAGGGAAcaacgatgatgatgatgttgcgTAAATCTCAAAGAAAATGTTGTTTGCTTACAATGTTGGCATTGAGATTTGGACAAAAAGCGTGGAAGTGGCAGTGTTGTTCTTTTAACCGCCACTCTGTTCTGTGTCTGTGTTACCAAAACATTCTCACTTCTAAATTCTGATGTCACAAgacaaagagagagagagagatgggtTCGCAATTCTTAGGACAAACAATTGTTTAGTTTAACTCCTAACTCAGGTGACCGTGATTTGAACCCAACCCTCAGCTTGTGTTGTATATTTTAACAGTTATTCGTTGGATCCAAAAATAATCCTCTATTTGTCCAAAAATATTGATAATCTGATTATAGATAAAGATTCTAGGAACTAACGGTGGTTCAAGTGTTGCACCAAAAATTCTATCAAGTGAGGGGTCTACATCAAAACCTCATAGCGTCTTTAACAGGAGTTTTTTACTTAACAAAGACCTTAACATATTAAGGACTCTTATTAGAGGAAAAAAATGGTTATCTATTTTTTTCGGGAAGGATTCCAcgattaaaatagaaaagaaagtaGATAAAATTTGGTCTCACCGTCTCAAATTATGTGATTCTtattcttttccattttttttaatttattttttaaatgcacATATTAAAGTAGATATTAGTGGACATGTTAAACTATAACTTGTAATAAAATACTTGGTAGAAATACTCGAGTTGAATCTAATATAAGGCATGTAAAAGGACATGTTATGTTTGGAGAAAATAGTAATCTcattgtcattaatgctgttaaaattttgtttagatCAAAGTCATTAACGTGTATCACTAGTGAATCAGTTCAAGTGCAACAACGTGCTATAAATTTGGTAAAGAATCAATCAGCGAAATAAATAGAGGATCAACAAGGTAATTGATTTCTTGACATGTGCATTATTGATTTTTGGAGTGATGTAGTGACAAAGAGTGTTTGTATTCAAGAATATAGGAATGAAGTCCTTGTGTAATAtaaggatattttttttatttctcaccATTTTTATTCGGATTAATTGCTGAAATTAACCATGTAATATACCCAAAATCTGAAAAAGGAccttgcaaaataaaaaataaaaacgcaAATTTTAACCTTGTTATTTgatattcttattatttatgaccctgtaatatatgtgaaGTCCAGAAAAGTGATATGCAAAtagaattttttcatgattttttccaCACATAATTAGGACGTTAAAATATGTCTTTCcacaaataaaaatcaattattcaaccatacaaaattaattataaatttttaaagcgtcaaaaactcaaaacaaaacaactgAAATCTCGACCTAGAAATTCAATTTTGAGTTGATTGTTTGCAAAGGCATCTATAAAAATACCTTAAAAGGATCTTCAAAGTTTCTTAGCATTTTGAAGTTGTTTcgatcttttttttatttttcaattaaaatgtgtaaaattgcaattttgtttcGAGTAAGCGTATACTCTATGTCGGTAATTTTCTAGGTATGGTTAGAATATCATAAAAaccttcacaatgaaattttagagttttttaacgagaaacaaattaatatgaattgtttaaaaaaGGTCATGTTTTAACGTCCTAAACATGCCTggaaaaaatcattaaaaaagttataaaataaaaaataaaaaatatcaacatcTAGGTCATTTTTTGGACCATATGTATACTatagtaggaaaaaaaaaataggaagaaTATCAAATTACAAGGTTATCgtatgttctttcaaaaaaaaaaaaaaggttatcatatgtgtttttatttcaGAGGGTCATTTTTCAGACATCGCGTATATTATAGGATCAAATTGaacaattgtttctttttattctaATGGGTTTAGATTTATGTCCCGTtaagtattttgtttttcttttttcataaatgaatttctagattatataaatatatatttgattttgcattaaaaaaaacaaatagtttttaatgaaaatgtctaaaataacgtaaatatataattaatcatttacaataaatattgagtagtaattatacttttgaaatatttaatatttaaatagaaaaagtaaaataaatgaataaataaatctaTAATTTATTAACACTGATTattgaatgtaatttttttgggaaTAATAATCTAAGAATTTATGTTTtgactttttagaaaaataattttttattcttatttattaaaaaacattaaaaataattgaatgatagcgtgtattattaaaaataagtaTTAATGTATCTGGTCTTCATTGTAAAcgagatacattaattattcaatgtacctaacaaaagaatttttttcttatatataggaccGAAGTATATCTATATATAATAGTCAAagtattaaataaatgaaaaaagtattttttgaaTATGAATATTGTAATATATTTAATGgtcttttcatttattttagtgttaaatatgtttttagtctttacATTTTGTGTCCTTTGAAGAAGTCCCgacatttcattaaatgtttttaaaatcctcacattttatctccgttatcaaaattagtcaTTGGTGTTAATTCTCTAACGAAATGCTGATGTGGCAGTTAGTGGGTTCCaattattttaaggttaaatatgtttttggtccctacattttgcatcattttgaaaaataatccttacattttaataaatgtttttaaaatcgctaaaataatatgaattattcttaaattttgtttctttatttaatcttttatgcattaattcaaattttatttcattaatttatttttttctttaatttatattttatagaaaacGTTAAAAAGTAGTCAAAAGAAACGCAtccaattaaataattttgtcaatATTATCGAAATTTAGTCTATAAATTTCAAAGACCTACAATGTTCAGTCATTGCATTTTCGTTTTAGTGGTAACACCATAAATCGAATGGAAATTATTTTGTCTCTTATTCCTTTCTTCATTGCAATGTTCTTCTTCCATTCTTCATTGGCTTCTCTTGTCTCTTTACCAATGAAAAATTctgaaaaccaaaacaaatcaCCTGAAGAAAATAAAACCGATTCACCTGATAACCTTCCAGAGAATAttgttcaaaatattttcactttcctaccaataaaaaatgcaattgtAATTGCATCAACCGTGTCTCCTAGGTACAAAAGTTCATGGCGTTATAATCGTCGATTCTTGTTTGATAGTGACTTCCATTCGCGATACAGTCAACCAGATTTGGCAGCAATGGTTGATCATTTATTCAATTCTCACAAAGGTGACGAAATCAAAACATTTAAGTTACACATCGATTCCATTGGAATCGAAGCTTTGCTTAAAAGATGGTTATATATATGTACTGAAAAAAATCTAGAAGATCTTGAGTTGCATCTTTACCAACCTGGTTTCACGGTTGAATTTAGTGTTTTTAACGCACTTCACAaattaaaaacactaaaattaGTTAATTGTGCAATTCAGTTAATCGAGGTTCCGAGTGGTTTGCAATTTCTGCAAACACTAAGTCTGTGTAACCTCCATATTACCGAAGATATGTTTGATGTGTTGATTGAGCATTGTAAAATGCTTGAAattattgatttgattaaatGCTCTACAATTAATAATCTCAACTTAAATGCTAGAGAAaataaacatttcaaaaaattgagaCTTGTTGAATGCCCAAACTTGGAAAAGATTGAAATTGATTCACCAACTCTTCGTTCAATTTTTTATCATGGAAATTTTTGTACTGTTCGAATTGCTGAAGGGATGAAATTGTATGAGGCTTTCTTTTACTTTATACCATCCACACACTACATTCAATCCACTCCGCTGGAAGCTCTAGTCAAAGATCTCTCTAATGTTTCCATTCTCACAACTACACCTCTACTTATTGAGGTAAATATACATGTTTGTTTAGTATACTTAATTACATTTAATTCTTtactatttcatttaatttcgTAAAGATTATAGCATGttatacatttattattatcaCCATTTGATGCCCCATTTTAGGGTGTGGCTGGGGTATTACAAGGAGCTCAATATTGTTTTGAGAATCTGCTGGAGCTTCAATTGTTTACGGATGAGGCAGTGTTTTGCAATCCATATGACATATTCATGTTTCTGAAAAATTGTCCATCCTTGGTGAAACTTTTCATTGATGTGAGTACTGTCTATTCATTCTTAACTAACTAGACAATAATatctataaatttatttttgattgaatgaatctaaagtCTAActgtatttcttttttaagattCATATTTATTAGATACATCTCAAACAATCCACGATAATTTTCTTTTGGTGTCACATAGTACCTATGACGGTCAAGCCTTCACGGGCTAACTGAGTAATTCTAACAACTTAAAATTGTTtgttatattgattttttcCTAATTTTAAGTTTGAAGTAAACTCTACaataatgattgaaaaataAAGCTAAATATGAAAGGTGAAGAAAAAATAGACACATGCTATTACCATTGAAGTAAAAccattatttataaataaagattgaaaaataatgatttttttttatttaaaaaaaaaaaacatagcacATACTGCAaatctagaatttttttttttattgaacccGACTTATAATAAAACTATATAATTGTAATATTGAAGCATACTTTTGATCTCTcgaataattcatatttattttttttttttatcttgagtCTAACTTTAAACTATATATGCAGCTAAATGATTACATATTTGACCTTGGaatgtattggaaattgaaCCAGCAGCCTCTACTTAACAACTGTAATCACAAATTTACTCAGCTCAAAGTTCTGGTGATAAGGAGTTTTAAGTTTCTTCCTTCAGAACTTGAGTTGGTAAAGATAGTTTTGCAAAGAGCAACAATTTTGGAGAGGTTGACTTTAATTTCACAAGAGAGTGATGGTAGTAGCAAGTTTGAAGGAGAAGATGTAGCAAAATATGTAAAACTTTTCGGTTCTTGGGCAGCATCAACAAGGGTCATAATAAAGTACGTTGATAAGAGTTTTGACAATCCAACCCATCCAAAACGTTGGCTTCATACAGATGCAAATTGAGTTTGGTGTTATAATGGCACTGTGCCAATTTAGCATTATATGTGCTTGCTTATTTTATGGTGTTTTTAGTATTACAAacaattatatatttcaatgttAAACTTGTTATGTAttcttctttatattttttttttactttgatgaCTAGCTTCTTTTTCATTCATCCATACTTTTCCCCCTTCTAGGCTATAACGATGAAACACAAGTTAGGAAGATACAAAGTGTCTTAAGACTCATTTGGAGACACTATGTTTACAAATTAGTTAATGATCCGAGCTTAAAAACTTAATGAAATTAAGGTCGAATCGTTCAAGAGAATCCGAATTTCAATActgatttaataatttattcattatattttacttAGTTTCAGTCTGCCTCAAATTACTGAGACCTGGAACCGTAGAACTAAGATAGAAAATATATAGCTTATAGtttttcattaataatcaaAGTCAAAATATAAAGAGGTGCATCATTAAAGATATGGAGACCAACTAAGACAGTGACCTCTCGAACTAGAGAGTAagcaacctcatttgcttgACTCCGACTAAACTCTACCTTAGagtttttaaattaaagttCACAACTTCTATGACACTCCTCCACTATTGCTCCAAATTCAGGTATATCATTTATACCTCTATTGAAGTAATATACAACCTTTTTTGCATCCAACTCAAAATCCACATTTGTAAGTTGTAGTTCAAGCACCCATCGGATAACATGTGAGAGTCCTAGAGCTTCTCCAACATCTGTTGAGCAAACCGGATTCAATCACATTGTTTTTGTTCTTATAAAGTTTACAGCCTCATCCCGAATGCAAAAACCAAAACCAACACAATTTAAATCATCCAAAAACGACACATCAAACATTTTAGCCTACCATGAACATATTTCTGCCACCAAGCCTACACAAGTTGCACAACATTATTCTCAACCTCTGTTAGTTGTACATATGCGCTCGACCCAACTGATACAACAACCAATCCACCCTGCTGCCTTTTTATGTTCGCTTCTGTACATTTAAATAACAGCCGCCTCGTGCGCTCCAAAATGGCATGTGTTGTTTCTGTAACATTCTACCATAACCGTAAATTGCGGCTTTTCCACAAACTTCAAAGTACCCTTGCAAACAACTGAGCTTGAGCATGTGACAACTCTTGTAACAATGCAAAAATGGTTGcagttgttatgttattatttagCATTACCGAATTCACCTTGCTTAGAAGCAAATTGTCTTGCCAAACTTTCCTTGCTCGCGGGCAATCAAACAACACATGACTCACATCTTTATAACTTTCTTCACACGTAACACACTAAGATATGTAATTAACCCCTTTGTCCAGTAACTGCGCTCGTGTCGGTAAGCACCCCTACAAACTCTCCAAACCATATTTTTTACTTTCGAGAAGACTTTAAGCTTCCATATACTAGACCAATTACCCAGATGAAACAAATGAGAATTATCTGCTATATTTTCCATACACAATATGTACGCACTTCTAACATAATAATGCCCTTTTTCTCAACTCTTCAAATTAATTTATCCTCTTCAACTTGACGAAAAGGAAGAGCTTTAAGAATTTTCTAAATAATGTGTTGATCAAAATAGTAATTAATCAAATGATAAttccaattattattattgtgatCAATGAGAGAATGAACTCTTGCTTGCTGGATTACCTCGCTTGATTGTCCTACACCCGAGATACAACCTCCATTTTTTTAGCCAAGGCGCTTCGAAAATTAGGATATTTATACCATTCTTGATTTTCCATCTGACACCTTCACAGACAACCCCTTTTGCACTAAAAAATTTTCGCCACACAAAAAGGTACACACTTGCTAACTTGgactttcatgttttttttattggtttaaattagCAAATCATCTTTTTGCACTAAAAATGCTTCGCCACACGAAAAGGTACACATTTGCTAACTTGAACCTTCATGTTTTTTTGCTGGTTTAAATTAGCAAACCACACACACATATaataatgttatgttgttggtgttattaaaaaaaaaaaaagaatttctattatttttgttatattattgttgttaatatgaaaagataaatatggtttattaaatttgttatatttgaaaatcacatatatctatacatataatattaatctatatcaaaaaatttatataaaatattatttgtaatatacacataaatttgataaaatatcttGATAATATACACacattagcgcaataaaaaatgaaaagccGCACATATGTGTGCTCGTCTTTTTGCGCTAGTATATTAGAAtgtaagttataaaaaaaaagtaacactttggtgtgattttatttgattacgTGTAAAAAGAGTTTTACATCATTTCTTGGTGCATAGAAATTATTCTCAAGAAAATActtcatactccctccgtcccaatttattagaataaaataaattcacgcttattaaaacaataaaaacatagtagtttgaggtataattttttgtgattttcttggaataagttttataggaaaaacaattcttattgattaatgattatGGAGAGAATAGAAAgtagataaaattaaatgtaatttatatttaattttattttggaaaagatgatttttttgtaataaaaatttatcctttttacttatattttgggataaagaaaatgacattttttttttgcacgaAGAGAgtacttaattaaaaaattatatatataaaaaaaaacctttaaaccttcaccattttttttttcttgtcaaaGTAGGTTGCAATGGCGAACCCAGAAGCAAAGCTCGAAACTTTCTTGCAGTGGCTACAGGTTTGTTAACTTGGTTTGTAATTTAAGGCCTAATGGTAAAACATGTTAAGCCTTTATACCATTCGATGGTGAATTTTCAAAATGGTTTTTTTGCATAGTTTTGAATGttgatttggttttgaattCAGGCAAATGGGGTGGAGCTACGAGGTTGCAATATCAAGTACTGTGATTCCAGAAAAGGGTTTGGCATATTTTGTGATAAAGATGTTTCTGATGGTAATCATGTACTAATATCAATATGAATGGATTTTATTGTAGTTGGAGTTTGTTACTGGTTAGCatataattttgttattgtcATTGTTTTGAATTGGATATAATAGTATGTACGAGTTAGGACCTAACTCAACTGATGATGCCTATATTGTTAGGCTGGAAATTCGAACCCGGGACTTCGTAGTCGTGTGTTTCAGTGGTACTTGCCACTTCGTCTATAGacaaaaaaatggatataaTGTGAAATTCTATTAATGCCATTTTATTGCAATATTGGATACTGAATTTAGGTCCTGTCTGGAtatacaacttaattaagtgtttatagcataagcgcttattgtataagtgcttatgtataagatATTTcgataaaaaaagataaaacaactgattttgataaaaagctattttcatataagctataagctattttcatatgCTATGAACTTATCGAAATAAACTGAAAACAACtgatggacatgtcataagttgttttcagaaGCTCTCCTAAACAGTATCACATGTGCTTATGACAATAAACAAGCTCAAACAAGTCAATTCAAATAGCTTCATACCCATCTTGGCtatgaagcaaaaaaaaaagtcattcttCAGAAAACAGCAAAAGTTTGAGACGCTGATCGCTAAATGTTCTTATGCGAAACATTTTAACCCTGAACAGTGTTTATTGCTATGTGCCTTACTTTTTGAAAACAGAGAAAGTAATTTtggttttctttgaaaaaagggATTTTGTTGGTTGTTCCACTAGAATTATCAATTACTCCAATGAGGGTATTGCAAGATCCTTTTCTAGGACCAGAATGTAGAGCATTGTTTGAAGAAGGAGATGTAGATGACAGGCtcttaatgatgttgttattgaCGGTGGAGCGTTTGCGCAAGGATTCTCTATGGAAACCGTATGTatggtttattttgttttacttttatggTTCAGAACTTCAGATTGTGTTGGGAGTTTCACTCACTTGTGGAGATGCTGAAATTTTAACAGGTACCTTGATATGCTTCCAACCACTTTTGGAAATACACTTTGGTTTAGTGAAGAGGAACTTCAAGAGCTAAGAGGAACAACATTATATCGTGCAACTGAATTACAGGTAATATACATGATGAAGTTCATCTTTTGATACCATTAACCAATTTGAGTAAACCTGTATTTTACTAGCTAATTTAAATACACTGCATTATTAATAAAACATGCTGGTTGGCCAGTGGTCATCCATGTGTTGGTTTCTATGCTTTATGTGTTTCccgaaattttaaaaaacaatctgTGTGAAGTTATGATTGCTCTCTTCTGAGCTCTGAAGCTCTATTCTATTTCCTTCCttgaaaaaaatagttaatttaaaGCGGTCGTCTGCAGTATACTTTTTTAGTAATCACTGAATGATATAGTGTTGTGAAATAGCAGCTATAGCTGCGTTATATCATAGAGATATTTAAACAAATTGCTATTGTTCCACGATACGTTATTTACTACAAAGTGTTGTTATATAGAGTCAATTGCGGCGCTATATCGCTGTGGCATATCAGAATTAAAGAATCCGCTATTTTCCGCGATTGACAACACTAGAATGTTATATGAGGAGTATGCACTAGAATGTTATATAGAGTCAAAGTCAACATTACCTAAAAGCCAAACCTAGCTATTCTAATATAATCTCCATGGTGTAATGGGTATGTAGCTTTTATTTATGGCTTTTTTGAACCTTTCAGGCAAACAGATTTAGGCAATTGCGATAGAACGAGATGTCATTTCTGGCATTAACTTGTTTCCATTGTATTTTGAAGTATTTGATGACTGTCTTGTCTTGCAGAAGAAAAGCCTGTTGAATTTGTATGAAACTAAAGTGAAGGATATAGTAAAGAAACTTTTGACTCTTGACAGCGATTCTGAGAagtatgtgtttggtaaaattgtttttttgtttttgtttttgttttctagtTTATGTTTTTAAGTGGTTTATTTGTATTTGACATAGACCTGTTAAAATTTTGACATCTTaaagtttgatttaattattgttaGGTTTATGTCATTCATGttaatttggttttgaaaatga containing:
- the LOC11427498 gene encoding putative FBD-associated F-box protein At1g61330; the encoded protein is MEIILSLIPFFIAMFFFHSSLASLVSLPMKNSENQNKSPEENKTDSPDNLPENIVQNIFTFLPIKNAIVIASTVSPRYKSSWRYNRRFLFDSDFHSRYSQPDLAAMVDHLFNSHKGDEIKTFKLHIDSIGIEALLKRWLYICTEKNLEDLELHLYQPGFTVEFSVFNALHKLKTLKLVNCAIQLIEVPSGLQFLQTLSLCNLHITEDMFDVLIEHCKMLEIIDLIKCSTINNLNLNARENKHFKKLRLVECPNLEKIEIDSPTLRSIFYHGNFCTVRIAEGMKLYEAFFYFIPSTHYIQSTPLEALVKDLSNVSILTTTPLLIEGVAGVLQGAQYCFENLLELQLFTDEAVFCNPYDIFMFLKNCPSLVKLFIDLNDYIFDLGMYWKLNQQPLLNNCNHKFTQLKVLVIRSFKFLPSELELVKIVLQRATILERLTLISQESDGSSKFEGEDVAKYVKLFGSWAASTRVIIKYVDKSFDNPTHPKRWLHTDAN